A stretch of Maridesulfovibrio zosterae DSM 11974 DNA encodes these proteins:
- a CDS encoding LolA family protein — protein MIYLKRILFLFIMTMLMASAALADVSKQQQFLLSLESGSKNIHSISSNFTQKSYISLFADTMESKGKFTFSKPDNLRWEYSSPFVSGFLLKGSTGLKWDEAAAEPTPFSTQTSPEMAVISQQILAWTTMNMTWLSSTYSIKMINYSPPVMELSPKSKTAKSFLSLIKIFFSPDSRYLQGIELHEPDGDYTKIKFSDVIINGNIATEIFEKR, from the coding sequence ATGATTTATCTGAAACGAATCTTATTCCTCTTCATTATGACAATGCTCATGGCATCAGCTGCTCTTGCCGACGTTAGTAAACAGCAACAATTTCTTTTAAGCCTAGAATCAGGTTCAAAAAATATTCATTCTATCAGCAGCAATTTCACACAGAAAAGCTATATTTCTCTTTTTGCAGATACTATGGAATCAAAAGGAAAATTTACCTTCTCCAAACCAGACAACTTGCGATGGGAATACTCATCGCCTTTTGTTTCCGGCTTTCTACTTAAGGGAAGTACAGGGCTTAAATGGGATGAAGCTGCGGCAGAACCGACTCCTTTCAGCACTCAGACATCTCCTGAAATGGCTGTAATTTCTCAACAGATTTTAGCATGGACAACCATGAATATGACATGGTTAAGCTCAACATATTCCATTAAAATGATTAACTACAGCCCACCTGTTATGGAGCTGAGTCCTAAATCAAAAACTGCAAAAAGTTTTTTGAGCTTGATTAAAATATTTTTTTCGCCAGATTCAAGATATCTTCAAGGAATTGAACTGCATGAACCAGATGGAGATTATACTAAAATAAAATTTTCAGATGTAATAATTAATGGGAATATAGCTACAGAAATATTCGAAAAAAGATAG
- a CDS encoding 3-hydroxylacyl-ACP dehydratase: MNLPLIAEKVLPHRGKMLLIDHIISANGRTGTVTAKLPPESIAVSSKGRILSPFYIELVAQAYAAVCGYSYLLQRNPIPEGYLVGVQRFEIYQKNIPCTDHDLTISVETIGDFDGFAVVEGIISINSKILAEGKIKLFVPQEETVEQLTAQQNNIEDTIK; this comes from the coding sequence ATGAACCTTCCACTTATTGCTGAAAAAGTACTACCTCATAGAGGTAAAATGCTGCTCATTGATCATATTATTTCTGCAAACGGCAGAACGGGGACTGTTACCGCAAAACTTCCACCGGAATCTATTGCAGTAAGTTCTAAAGGACGAATACTTAGCCCTTTTTATATTGAATTGGTGGCACAAGCTTATGCTGCTGTATGCGGCTACAGCTATTTACTGCAAAGAAATCCTATCCCTGAAGGCTACCTTGTCGGAGTCCAGCGGTTTGAAATTTATCAGAAAAATATTCCATGCACAGATCATGATCTTACTATTTCAGTGGAAACCATCGGGGACTTTGATGGCTTTGCGGTCGTAGAAGGAATTATTTCGATTAACAGCAAAATTCTCGCTGAAGGTAAAATTAAACTTTTTGTTCCGCAGGAAGAAACGGTTGAACAGTTAACAGCACAGCAAAATAATATTGAGGATACAATTAAATGA
- a CDS encoding lysophospholipid acyltransferase family protein, translating to MSFFVDIKWPEHVTLPSPCIIVANHESFFDPYLVSLQPEKNICFAVRSWPFKIPFYGFYMRLAGYIDVENEEVGSIKKQAFNALNDGASLMFFPEGTRSSDGKLNRFHSGPFLIALESGMPIVPLCLSGTYKLLSKGNMLIRPSKVRGKIFDPIYPDKYKKMKNGHIELRRAVKKIIVTGIDELKEKESKFN from the coding sequence ATGAGTTTCTTTGTTGATATTAAATGGCCTGAGCATGTAACATTACCCAGTCCTTGCATAATTGTAGCCAACCACGAATCTTTCTTTGATCCTTATCTGGTTTCATTACAGCCTGAAAAAAACATCTGTTTTGCTGTACGCAGCTGGCCTTTTAAAATTCCTTTCTATGGATTTTACATGCGCCTTGCCGGATATATTGATGTTGAAAATGAAGAAGTGGGCAGTATTAAAAAACAAGCTTTTAATGCTCTTAACGACGGGGCAAGCCTCATGTTTTTTCCTGAAGGCACGAGAAGCAGTGATGGAAAATTAAATCGCTTTCACTCTGGTCCGTTTCTTATCGCCCTTGAATCAGGAATGCCTATTGTCCCTTTATGTCTTTCCGGTACTTACAAACTTCTTTCAAAGGGCAACATGCTTATTCGACCCTCCAAAGTAAGAGGCAAAATATTTGACCCTATTTATCCGGATAAATATAAAAAGATGAAAAACGGACATATTGAATTGCGCCGAGCAGTTAAAAAAATTATAGTTACTGGGATTGATGAGTTAAAGGAAAAAGAATCGAAATTTAATTAA
- a CDS encoding phosphopantetheine-binding protein, whose protein sequence is MTDQEIIERINKSLAEEFELDMPEMVPEAIFKDDLDLDSLDAVDMVIVLEQEFEIKIKKDEAFKSIRTLGDLHTFILNKKNQGS, encoded by the coding sequence ATGACTGATCAGGAAATAATTGAGCGTATTAATAAATCTCTTGCCGAAGAATTTGAACTGGACATGCCTGAAATGGTACCAGAGGCTATTTTCAAAGACGACCTTGATCTGGACAGCCTCGACGCCGTAGACATGGTTATTGTTCTCGAGCAGGAATTCGAAATCAAAATAAAAAAAGACGAAGCATTTAAATCAATCCGTACACTTGGTGACCTACATACTTTTATTCTTAACAAAAAAAATCAGGGCAGCTAA
- a CDS encoding beta-ketoacyl-[acyl-carrier-protein] synthase family protein: MHIQRVVVTGMGAVSPYGCGIENLWNGLLEGRSAITRLTELEGIAGLRPRIGGRVPDCDASAIPRKFRRTMSDLSIFASLAALEAVKQAGITQEQLTDRGTGLSVGSTTGSAKMMEHFFSHYINEHSIEGIRSTEFFKIMNHSCAANLAQFLDITGRVVSVSAACSTGCQNIGLAAEAIAYGKQDIMLCGGTDELHPLTIGTFDILEAASISGEKHPETASRPFDSKRDGIVCSEGAGIIVLENYDSARKRGAEILAEISGFASLCDSSNMASPSQKAIGRCMQEAISESCISVDKIDYINAHATGTLQGDASEAQAISTELDSKAPVSSLKGHLGHTMAASGAIETIATIQMMQEETIIPTANLRNPDPLCASINNTLQLERRKITYALKNNFALGGINTSLVLRRIND; this comes from the coding sequence GTCAGCCCTTATGGATGCGGGATTGAAAATCTATGGAACGGACTTCTTGAAGGACGCAGTGCAATCACCCGTTTAACAGAATTGGAAGGAATAGCAGGACTGCGGCCACGTATCGGAGGCAGAGTTCCAGACTGTGATGCAAGCGCTATTCCCCGCAAATTCAGGCGCACCATGTCAGATCTTTCGATCTTTGCAAGTCTGGCTGCTCTTGAGGCAGTCAAACAAGCCGGGATTACACAGGAGCAACTCACTGACAGGGGCACAGGATTGTCAGTTGGTTCCACTACCGGAAGCGCCAAGATGATGGAACATTTTTTTTCTCACTACATTAATGAGCACTCAATCGAAGGAATCCGGTCAACAGAATTCTTTAAAATCATGAATCACAGTTGTGCGGCTAATTTAGCACAATTTCTGGATATCACAGGAAGGGTGGTTTCAGTCTCAGCAGCATGCTCTACAGGATGCCAGAATATAGGCCTTGCAGCCGAAGCAATTGCCTATGGCAAACAGGATATAATGCTCTGCGGAGGAACAGATGAGCTTCATCCTCTAACTATAGGGACCTTTGATATCCTTGAAGCAGCCTCGATTTCTGGGGAAAAGCATCCTGAAACAGCATCACGGCCCTTTGACTCCAAGCGGGACGGTATTGTCTGCTCTGAAGGAGCCGGTATCATCGTTCTTGAAAACTATGACTCAGCCCGAAAACGCGGAGCTGAAATTCTGGCAGAGATAAGCGGCTTTGCTTCCCTTTGTGACAGCAGTAATATGGCCTCCCCAAGCCAGAAGGCAATTGGCAGATGCATGCAGGAAGCAATAAGTGAGAGCTGTATTTCAGTAGATAAAATCGACTATATAAATGCCCATGCGACAGGAACGCTGCAAGGAGATGCCTCAGAAGCACAAGCAATTTCTACAGAATTGGATTCGAAGGCACCTGTAAGCAGTCTCAAAGGCCATCTCGGGCATACCATGGCAGCCAGTGGCGCAATTGAAACAATCGCGACAATACAAATGATGCAGGAAGAAACAATAATTCCAACAGCTAATCTACGTAATCCCGATCCACTTTGCGCATCAATAAACAACACCTTGCAATTAGAAAGAAGAAAAATTACATATGCGCTGAAGAACAACTTTGCCCTTGGGGGCATTAATACATCACTTGTTCTTAGGAGAATAAATGACTGA